The Leclercia sp. S52 genome has a segment encoding these proteins:
- the rsmB gene encoding 16S rRNA (cytosine(967)-C(5))-methyltransferase RsmB: protein MKKQNLRSLAAQAIEQVVEQGQSLSNVLPPLQLKVSDKDKALLQELCFGVLRTLPQLEWLIGKLMARPMAGKQRVLHYLIMVGFYQLLHTRIPPHAALAETVEGAVAVKRPQLKGLINGVLRQFQRQQEELLAEFARTEKRFLHPDWLLKRLQKAYPQQWEALVEANNQRPPMWLRVNRNHHSRDAWLALLEEAGMSGFPHPDYSDAVRLAAPAPVHALPGFEQGWVTVQDASAQGCMTWLEPQNGERILDLCAAPGGKTTHILEVAPQASVMAVDVDEQRLSRVYDNLKRLGMKAEVKQGDGRTPAKWCGDERFDRILLDAPCSATGVIRRHPDIKWLRRDRDINELAQLQSEILDAIWPHLKTGGTLVYATCSVLPEENSQQIAAFLKRTPDARLHLTGTPEQPGKQNLPGAEEGDGFFYAKLIKE, encoded by the coding sequence ATGAAAAAACAAAATTTACGCAGCCTGGCAGCACAGGCGATTGAGCAAGTGGTCGAACAGGGCCAATCACTGAGCAATGTCCTGCCACCGTTACAGCTGAAAGTTTCCGATAAAGACAAGGCACTGCTTCAGGAGCTGTGCTTTGGCGTCCTGCGCACGCTCCCCCAGCTGGAGTGGCTGATCGGCAAACTGATGGCGCGCCCGATGGCGGGCAAACAGCGTGTGCTTCACTATCTGATCATGGTCGGCTTCTATCAGTTACTGCATACCCGTATTCCGCCTCATGCCGCACTGGCTGAGACCGTGGAAGGCGCGGTTGCGGTAAAGCGTCCGCAGCTTAAGGGGCTGATTAACGGCGTATTACGCCAGTTTCAGCGCCAACAGGAAGAGTTACTTGCCGAATTTGCGCGCACAGAAAAACGTTTCCTGCATCCTGACTGGTTATTAAAACGACTTCAAAAGGCCTACCCTCAGCAGTGGGAAGCGCTGGTTGAAGCCAATAACCAGCGGCCGCCAATGTGGTTACGCGTCAACCGCAACCACCACTCCCGCGACGCCTGGCTGGCGCTGCTGGAAGAAGCCGGGATGAGCGGATTCCCGCATCCGGATTATAGCGATGCGGTGCGTCTGGCCGCACCGGCCCCGGTACATGCTCTTCCTGGATTTGAACAAGGCTGGGTTACCGTTCAGGATGCCTCTGCCCAGGGTTGCATGACCTGGCTTGAACCGCAAAATGGCGAGCGTATTCTCGATCTGTGCGCCGCGCCTGGCGGTAAGACCACGCATATTCTGGAAGTCGCGCCGCAGGCAAGCGTGATGGCCGTCGACGTTGACGAGCAGCGTCTTTCTCGTGTCTACGATAACCTTAAACGTCTGGGCATGAAGGCCGAGGTTAAGCAGGGCGACGGGCGCACACCTGCTAAGTGGTGTGGAGATGAACGGTTCGATCGTATTTTACTGGACGCCCCATGCTCTGCTACCGGCGTGATCCGCCGTCATCCGGATATTAAATGGCTACGCCGCGACCGGGATATTAATGAGCTGGCGCAGCTGCAGTCAGAGATCCTTGATGCCATCTGGCCACATCTGAAAACAGGCGGCACGCTGGTTTATGCAACCTGTTCCGTACTGCCAGAAGAGAACAGTCAGCAGATCGCGGCGTTCCTGAAGCGTACGCCTGATGCCCGTCTGCATCTGACCGGTACACCAGAGCAGCCCGGCAAACAAAACCTGCCTGGGGCAGAAGAAGGCGACGGCTTCTTTTACGCTAAGCTAATCAAAGAGTGA
- the trkA gene encoding Trk system potassium transporter TrkA: MKIIILGAGQVGGTLAENLVGENNDITIVDTNGDRLRGLQDKFDLRVVQGHGSHPRVLREAGADDADMLVAVTSSDETNMVACQVAYSLFNTPNRIARIRSPDYVRDADKLFNSDAVPIDHLIAPEQLVIDSIYRLIEYPGALQVVNFAEGKVSLAVVKAYYGGPLIGNALSTMREHMPHIDTRVAAIFRHDRPIRPQGSTIVEAGDEVFFIAASQHIRAVMSELQRLEKPYKRIMLVGGGNIGAGLARQLEKDYSVKLIERDQQRASELAEKLQNTIVFYGDASDQELLAEEHIDQVDLFIAVTNDDEANIMSAMLAKRMGAKKVMVLIQRKAYVDLVQGSVIDIAISPQQATISALLSHVRKADIVGVSSLRRGVAEAIEAVAHGDESTSRVVGRTIDEIKLPPGTIIGAVVRGNDVMIANDNLRIEQGDHVIMFLTDKKFITDVERLFQPSPFFL; encoded by the coding sequence ATGAAGATTATCATTCTGGGCGCGGGACAGGTAGGCGGTACGCTGGCAGAAAACCTGGTCGGTGAGAATAACGACATCACTATCGTTGATACCAATGGCGATCGTCTGCGTGGTCTGCAGGATAAATTCGATCTGCGCGTGGTTCAGGGGCATGGCTCTCATCCGCGGGTGTTGCGTGAAGCCGGTGCTGATGATGCCGATATGCTGGTTGCTGTCACCAGTTCAGATGAAACCAATATGGTTGCCTGTCAGGTCGCCTATTCATTATTCAACACCCCGAATCGCATCGCGCGTATCCGTTCCCCCGATTATGTGCGCGATGCCGATAAGTTGTTTAATTCCGATGCGGTGCCTATCGACCATTTAATCGCACCAGAACAGCTGGTTATCGACAGCATCTACCGGCTGATCGAATACCCGGGTGCGCTGCAGGTGGTGAATTTCGCGGAAGGCAAAGTCAGCCTTGCGGTGGTAAAAGCCTATTATGGTGGTCCGCTAATTGGTAATGCGCTCTCCACCATGCGTGAACATATGCCGCATATCGATACCCGCGTCGCCGCGATTTTCCGTCATGATCGCCCTATCCGGCCGCAAGGCTCCACCATTGTCGAAGCCGGGGATGAAGTCTTCTTTATCGCCGCATCGCAGCATATTCGTGCGGTAATGAGTGAACTTCAGCGACTGGAGAAACCCTATAAACGTATCATGCTGGTCGGGGGCGGTAATATCGGTGCCGGTCTGGCTCGCCAGCTGGAAAAAGATTACAGCGTTAAATTGATCGAACGGGATCAACAGCGTGCTTCTGAGCTGGCAGAAAAACTGCAGAATACGATCGTTTTCTATGGCGATGCATCGGATCAGGAGCTGCTTGCCGAAGAGCATATCGATCAAGTCGATCTTTTCATTGCGGTGACCAACGACGACGAAGCCAACATCATGTCAGCGATGCTGGCTAAACGGATGGGTGCGAAGAAGGTGATGGTGCTTATCCAGCGCAAAGCCTATGTCGATCTGGTGCAGGGAAGCGTTATCGATATTGCGATTTCCCCGCAACAGGCCACTATTTCTGCGCTGCTAAGCCATGTGCGTAAAGCGGATATCGTGGGGGTGTCTTCCCTGCGTCGTGGAGTTGCAGAGGCTATCGAAGCCGTGGCTCATGGTGATGAGAGCACGTCTCGCGTAGTGGGACGAACCATTGACGAGATTAAGCTCCCGCCGGGAACCATCATTGGCGCGGTAGTAAGGGGTAATGATGTGATGATTGCCAACGATAATCTGCGCATCGAGCAGGGCGATCACGTCATCATGTTCCTGACAGATAAAAAGTTTATTACTGACGTCGAACGCCTGTTCCAGCCAAGTCCTTTCTTCCTGTAA
- the mscL gene encoding large-conductance mechanosensitive channel protein MscL has product MSFIKEFREFAMRGNVVDLAVGVIIGAAFGKIVSSLVADIIMPPLGLLIGGIDFKQFAITLREAQGDVPAVVMHYGVFIQNVFDFVIVAFAIFMAIKLINRLNRKKKEEPAAPAAPSKEEVLLTEIRDLLKAQNSRTL; this is encoded by the coding sequence ATGAGTTTTATTAAAGAGTTTCGCGAATTTGCGATGCGCGGAAATGTAGTGGATTTAGCTGTGGGTGTAATTATTGGTGCAGCGTTTGGTAAGATCGTTTCATCACTGGTTGCCGATATCATCATGCCCCCGCTCGGATTGTTAATTGGCGGGATTGATTTCAAACAGTTCGCTATAACCCTGCGGGAAGCACAAGGTGATGTTCCTGCGGTAGTCATGCACTATGGCGTGTTTATTCAGAACGTATTTGATTTTGTGATTGTTGCTTTCGCCATCTTCATGGCTATTAAGCTCATCAACAGATTGAACCGTAAGAAAAAAGAAGAACCGGCTGCGCCGGCAGCCCCATCGAAAGAAGAAGTGTTGCTGACAGAAATTCGTGACTTACTGAAAGCGCAGAACAGCCGCACTTTGTAA
- a CDS encoding alternative ribosome-rescue factor A — MSHYQHKKGQINDNAIEALLHDPLFRQRIEKNKKGKGSYLRKTKHAKRGNWEASGKQANRFLTTGLLAFRALQSAAVLRFQ, encoded by the coding sequence ATGAGTCATTATCAGCACAAGAAAGGTCAAATCAACGATAACGCTATCGAAGCATTATTACATGATCCTTTATTCAGGCAGCGGATTGAGAAGAATAAGAAAGGGAAAGGAAGTTATCTGCGTAAAACTAAACATGCAAAGCGGGGTAACTGGGAGGCCAGTGGCAAGCAAGCAAATCGCTTTCTTACCACTGGCCTTCTTGCTTTCAGAGCCTTACAAAGTGCGGCTGTTCTGCGCTTTCAGTAA
- the zntR gene encoding Zn(2+)-responsive transcriptional regulator yields the protein MYRIGELAKLADVTPDTIRYYEKQQMMEHEVRTEGGFRLYTDKDLQRLKFIRHARQLGFTLESIRELLSIRIDPEHHTCQESKSIVQARLSEVEARIEELQTMRLSLQRLNDACCGTAHSSVYCSILETLEQGANGGSRGC from the coding sequence ATGTATCGTATTGGTGAGCTTGCCAAGTTGGCTGATGTTACGCCTGATACCATTCGTTATTACGAAAAGCAGCAGATGATGGAGCATGAGGTTCGCACTGAAGGTGGCTTTCGGCTGTATACCGATAAAGATCTTCAGCGTCTGAAATTTATTCGCCATGCCCGACAGCTGGGGTTTACACTTGAATCGATCCGCGAACTGCTGTCGATCCGCATCGATCCTGAGCACCATACCTGCCAGGAATCAAAAAGCATTGTGCAGGCGAGGCTGAGTGAAGTCGAAGCGCGTATTGAAGAGTTACAAACGATGCGTCTGTCTCTGCAGCGGCTGAACGATGCCTGCTGTGGCACTGCGCACAGCAGCGTTTACTGCTCCATTCTTGAAACCCTCGAACAAGGGGCAAATGGAGGATCGCGCGGCTGTTGA
- a CDS encoding DUF1992 domain-containing protein translates to MWLLDQWAERHILDAQRQGEFDDLPGSGRPLILDDDSHVPAELRAGYRMLKNAGCLPPELEQRKEAVELAHLLSTVRQGSAEHTDYNRRLALLELKLRQAGVSTEFLHGDYVDRLAQKINED, encoded by the coding sequence ATGTGGTTACTTGACCAGTGGGCAGAACGACACATTCTTGATGCCCAACGCCAGGGTGAGTTTGATGATCTGCCCGGAAGTGGCCGCCCGCTGATACTGGACGATGATTCACATGTTCCTGCTGAGCTGCGAGCAGGCTATCGGATGTTGAAAAATGCAGGTTGCCTGCCGCCAGAACTTGAGCAGCGTAAAGAGGCAGTTGAGCTTGCCCATTTACTCTCTACGGTCAGGCAAGGTTCTGCCGAGCACACGGATTACAACCGTCGTCTTGCACTTCTTGAGCTTAAGCTTCGACAGGCGGGCGTAAGCACAGAATTCCTGCATGGAGACTACGTTGACCGACTGGCGCAAAAAATAAATGAGGACTAG